From Phycodurus eques isolate BA_2022a chromosome 1, UOR_Pequ_1.1, whole genome shotgun sequence, one genomic window encodes:
- the LOC133402531 gene encoding protein Shroom2-like isoform X4: protein MVDVVSPHTMPSESEVLVARCFLTKILQSSMRKNRFKGKNDQSSRPHSWHSSKLTEEGSEPLGRETTPVSVWQQKEARLKESPCQKDHNNQHLLTGHLNSMSHMEKLGHPAPPFPPHRGSLTKYTSSSEPPSGTESKRDTFSCFSSGSNTLVLDSSSLGRKGTRMENIFFKGVQDEGPFTVAHPEYLQTPCQEGLWLDEQNSSWMSSRFRPSVGSVWKVPEKKKPKSPPPPLRHNDSCVATRVFPYSERSEKNPNTHRRSVEKLTEGKISHPEKNTKSSYSVTSLSDKDFLHPSRVGEHNELHPNKHFSLSSNDVRQSQYTNRPYHPKQYSDESPLYLQTSLAPHIQSVGSYYRSLQDLPMKASSGKLVCCSSASRAPTNLENDTYTGPVNKKGNHQMAHTENIGHNGLLKNVLLLDAQSSECSHYRDPEEATEKNERHTNKQRIFPAHQSSNHKIGLSRLHDPWVPQEHHRISPLETPMLHSLTNESRIQMGVKPTSIVSSQNVCDSMVASVGKSSRRGDRYATTLRNEVQQKRAQLQKSCSAATLTCDVQEEDPAEWKYAEPSSSCSISSSNTYKDNLKEVQARVLQATSFQRRDLEPLGAEAPVLKNSNERIRGRKHFPLAKRMHSFSEPDMIDLVGVDREDQEKAFDQMTFFEPKPAFSKPCRPDSTSNTDLNPSGGKEIQTKVRSMSEEAQETYRSVETNCLSPPGEEVLLEQQKLGTFAEYQATWNKQKRTSEAKIQGRYYSAENILETEAEEKAVSFHERSRSSPSADFCTQNIPSLWRDPQKKQSNDPARNDSPVSSFTDQQPGPDAVNPTFAVSSGPCSLGPLLGFQLPAQPLQANAVSPSRPHLGPETTCLSQDFLSAKLANPVMVHPPSSLDTTTKGPTPPGSPRRMPQSDRSTGDVESKKEQIASSFSSSHLAMKLPHSPSPHSHASRLMDKQLALSMQEDSPLWSGRKVLGVVPTNPSQSCNTSGIMKPSADIISVDASEMWPSSVFNVCRQQPTKDLGPESQQFRVKDSISESNLTGQGDAKTEQLVRDILVKDKSLMEILHQSGRKTTMDLMEGLFLQEKQILEGVQQRRRPSSGSKLPSTSRRDEEDVSPADSLVPSSSYYNTSAPKAELLIKMKDMQEQLLEQDSEDEVDVDLASKKQELISSLAKKLEVLREARRSLQEDVEDNEALGSEVETTVQRFCLANQLDKFRMFVGDLDKVVSLLLSLSGRLARVENALNGLEDGAPPEEKRTLTEKRKLLMQQYEDAKELKDNLDRRERLVSTIMEAHLDPERLDDYRHFVKMKSALIIEQRKLEDKINLGEEQLKCLLDSLPLQQRSQF, encoded by the exons ATGGTTGATGTTGTATCACCACACACCATGCCATCGGAAAGTGAGGTTCTTGTGGCAAGGTGCTTTCTCACCAAGATTTTGCAAAGCTCTATGAG GAAGAATCGCTTCAAAGG GAAGAATGATCAGAGCTCACGGCCTCATTCCTGGCACTCCTCTAAGCTGACAGAGGAGGGGTCCGAGCCCCTTGGCAGAGAAACCACCCCAGTGTCGGTGTGGCAACAAAAAGAAGCAAG ACTCAAAGAGTCACCCTGTCAAAAAGACCACAATAACCAGCATCTGCTAACTGGCCATCTCAACTCAATGAGCCACATGGAGAAACTGGGGCATCCTGCTCCTCCTTTCCCACCACATCGTGGTTCCCTGACTAAATACACGAGCAGCAGCGAGCCTCCCAGTGGTACAGAAAGCAAAAGAGACACATTTAGCTGTTTCTCCAGTGGCTCCAACACTCTGGTTCTAGACTCAAGCTCACTTGGCAGGAAGGGAACCAggatggaaaacatttttttcaagggTGTTCAGGATGAAGGGCCCTTTACAGTGGCGCACCCAGAGTACTTGCAGACTCCTTGCCAGGAGGGGTTATGGTTGGACGAGCAGAACTCCTCATGGATGTCAAGTAGATTTAGGCCCAGCGTTGGTTCAGTGTGGAAGGTACCAGAAAAGAAGAAGCCCAAGTCTCCTCCACCTCCCTTAAGGCACAATGACAGTTGTGTTGCCACAAGGGTGTTTCCATACTCTGAGCGatctgaaaaaaatccaaacactCATCGCAGGTCAGTTGAAAAGCTGACTGAAGGGAAGATATCTCACccagaaaaaaacaccaagTCCAGTTATAGCGTCACCTCACTGTCAGACAAAGACTTTCTTCATCCCAGCAGAGTAGGTGAACACAACGAACTAcacccaaacaaacatttttcattgtctAGCAATGATGTCAGACAATCTCAGTACACCAACAGACCTTACCATCCGAAACAGTACAGTGATGAGAGCCCCTTGTATCTCCAGACAAGCCTAGCTCCTCACATTCAGAGTGTTGGAAGTTACTATCGCAGTTTACAGGATCTGCCAATGAAGGCCTCCAGCGGTAAATTGGTCTGTTGTTCTTCAGCCTCCAGGGCTCCCACAAACCTAGAAAATGACACTTACACTGGTCCGgtaaacaaaaaaggaaaccaTCAGATGGCCCACACAGAAAATATAGGGCACAATGGTCTTCTGAAAAATGTCCTTCTGCTTGACGCCCAAAGCTCTGAATGCTCTCACTACCGTGACCCAGAGGAGGCCACAGAGAAAAATGAAAGACATACTAACAAACAAAGAATTTTCCCAGCTCATCAAAGTAGTAATCACAAGATAGGTCTTTCAAGGCTCCATGACCCCTGGGTGCCACAAGAGCACCACCGAATATCCCCCTTAGAAACACCAATGCTTCATTCACTGACAAATGAAAGTAGAATTCAAATGGGAGTTAAACCAACAAGTATTGTGTCATCCCAGAATGTCTGCGACTCCATGGTCGCCAGTGTTGGGAAATCCAGTCGGCGTGGTGACCGTTATGCCACTACACTACGGAATGAAGTGCAGCAGAAGCGAGCTCAGCTGCAAAAAAGCTGTAGTGCTGCAACGCTGACTTGCGATGTCCAGGAGGAGGACCCTGCAGAGTGGAAATATGCAGAGCCTTCTTCATCATGCAGCATCTCCTCCTCAAATACCTACAAAGACAATCTGAAAGAGGTGCAGGCCAGGGTCCTACAGGCTACCTCTTTTCAGAGACGTGATCTAGAACCCCTTGGAGCAGAGGCACCAGTGCTTAAAAACTCTAATGAACGCATTAGAGGACGTAAGCATTTTCCCCTGGCCAAACGTATGCATTCCTTCTCAGAACCTGACATGATCGATCTGGTAGGAGTGGACAGAGAGGATCAAGAAAAAGCTTTTGACCAAATGACCTTCTTTGAGCCCAAGCCAGCATTTTCAAAACCATGTAGGCCAGATTCAACATCCAACACAGATTTAAATCCAAGTGGAGGTAAGGAAATTCAAACCAAAGTGAGAAGTATGTCAGAGGAGGCTCAGGAGACTTATCGGTCAGTAGAAACCAACTGTCTCAGCCCCCCAGGGGAGGAGGTCCTACTGGAGCAACAGAAGCTTGGAACCTTTGCTGAGTACCAAGCCACGTGGAACAAACAGAAGAGGACATCTGAAGCCAAGATTCAAGGCAGGTACTACTCAGCAGAAAACATCTTGGAAACTGAAGCTGAGGAGAAGGCAGTGTCCTTTCATGAGAGATCCAGATCTTCTCCCTCTGCAGATTTCTGTACTCAG AATATTCCATCCCTGTGGAGAGATCCTCAAAAGAAGCAGAGCAATGACCCTGCAAG AAACGATTCTCCAGTCTCCAGCTTCACTGACCAGCAGCCTGGTCCAGATGCTGTCAACCCAACCTTTGCAGTCTCCTCTGGTCCTTGTAGCCTGGGCCCTCTCCTTGGCTTCCAGCTCCCAGCCCAGCCTTTACAAGCCAATGCTGTCTCACCATCCAGGCCCCATTTAGGCCCAGAAACAACTTGCTTGTCCCAGGATTTCCTTTCAGCAAAACTTGCAAACCCAGTGATGGTTCATCCCCCGTCCAGTTTGGACACCACCACGAAGGGCCCGACCCCTCCTGGCTCTCCGCGCAGGATGCCTCAATCTGACAGGAGCACAGGAGATGTAGAAAGCAAGAAGGAGCAGATAGCATCTTCCTTCTCTTCGTCTCATCTTGCAATGAAGCTCCCTCACTCTCCCTCGCCACATAGTCACGCTTCGCGGCTGATGGACAAACAGCTGGCTTTGTCCATGCAGGAGGATTCACCTCTTTG GTCAGGGAGAAAAGTTCTTGGGGTGGTCCCAACTAACCCATCTCAGAGCTGCAATACCTCTGGCATCATGAAACCAAGCGCCGACATCATCTCGGTGGATGCCAGTGAGATGTGGCCCTCCTCAGTATTCAATGTCTGCAGACAGCAGCCTACTAAGGACCTGGGACCTGAATCGCAACAGTTCAGAGTCAAAGATAGCATTTCAGAGTCAAACCTAACAGGACAAGGAGACGCCAAGACAGAGCAACTGGTCAGGGACATCTTGGTCAAAGATAAATCCCTGATGGAGATCTTACATCAGAGTGGAAGGAAGACTACAATGGATTTGATGGAGGGACTATTTCTCCAAGAGAAACAGATCTTGGAGGGGGTCCAGCAACGCAGGAGACCCTCCAGTGGTTCCAAGCTGCCCAGCACAAGCAG GAGAGATGAGGAGGATGTCTCTCCAGCAGATTCGCTGGTTCCCAGCTCCTCCTACTACAACACATCAGCTCCAAAAGCTGAGCTCCTCATTAAGATGAAGGACATGCAGGAGCAATTGCTGGAACAAGACTCTGAGGATGAGGTGGATGTGGACTTGGCCAGTAAAAAG CAGGAGCTGATCTCAAGCCTGGCCAAGAAGCTGGAGGTGCTACGGGAGGCACGACGAAGCCTACAGGAGGATGTAGAGGACAACGAGGCTTTGGGTAGCGAGGTGGAGACAACCGTGCAGCGCTTTTGCCTGGCCAACCAGCTGGACAAGTTCCGAATGTTTGTGGGCGACTTGGACAAAGTCGTGAGCCTGCTGCTGTCACTGTCGGGTCGTTTGGCGCGGGTGGAGAATGCGCTCAACGGTCTGGAAGATGGAGCGCCCCCGGAGGAGAAG CGCACCCTGACTGAGAAGCGCAAACTGCTAATGCAGCAGTATGAGGATGCCAAAGAGCTGAAGGACAACTTGGACCGACGGGAGCGTCTGGTGTCCACTATAATGGAGGCCCACTTGGACCCTGAACGCCTGGACGACTATCGCCATTTTGTCAAGATGAAGTCCGCCCTCATCATCGAGCAGCGCAAACTTGAGGACAAAATCAATCTGGGTGAGGAGCAGCTTAAGTGCCTACTGGACAGTCTGCCACTACAGCAGAGGTCACAGTTTTAA
- the LOC133402531 gene encoding protein Shroom2-like isoform X3, with translation MVDVVSPHTMPSESEVLVARCFLTKILQSSMRKNDQSSRPHSWHSSKLTEEGSEPLGRETTPVSVWQQKEARLKESPCQKDHNNQHLLTGHLNSMSHMEKLGHPAPPFPPHRGSLTKYTSSSEPPSGTESKRDTFSCFSSGSNTLVLDSSSLGRKGTRMENIFFKGVQDEGPFTVAHPEYLQTPCQEGLWLDEQNSSWMSSRFRPSVGSVWKVPEKKKPKSPPPPLRHNDSCVATRVFPYSERSEKNPNTHRRSVEKLTEGKISHPEKNTKSSYSVTSLSDKDFLHPSRVGEHNELHPNKHFSLSSNDVRQSQYTNRPYHPKQYSDESPLYLQTSLAPHIQSVGSYYRSLQDLPMKASSGKLVCCSSASRAPTNLENDTYTGPVNKKGNHQMAHTENIGHNGLLKNVLLLDAQSSECSHYRDPEEATEKNERHTNKQRIFPAHQSSNHKIGLSRLHDPWVPQEHHRISPLETPMLHSLTNESRIQMGVKPTSIVSSQNVCDSMVASVGKSSRRGDRYATTLRNEVQQKRAQLQKSCSAATLTCDVQEEDPAEWKYAEPSSSCSISSSNTYKDNLKEVQARVLQATSFQRRDLEPLGAEAPVLKNSNERIRGRKHFPLAKRMHSFSEPDMIDLVGVDREDQEKAFDQMTFFEPKPAFSKPCRPDSTSNTDLNPSGGKEIQTKVRSMSEEAQETYRSVETNCLSPPGEEVLLEQQKLGTFAEYQATWNKQKRTSEAKIQGRYYSAENILETEAEEKAVSFHERSRSSPSADFCTQNIPSLWRDPQKKQSNDPARNDSPVSSFTDQQPGPDAVNPTFAVSSGPCSLGPLLGFQLPAQPLQANAVSPSRPHLGPETTCLSQDFLSAKLANPVMVHPPSSLDTTTKGPTPPGSPRRMPQSDRSTGDVESKKEQIASSFSSSHLAMKLPHSPSPHSHASRLMDKQLALSMQEDSPLWSENDSKLSKTVMNVNRSGRKVLGVVPTNPSQSCNTSGIMKPSADIISVDASEMWPSSVFNVCRQQPTKDLGPESQQFRVKDSISESNLTGQGDAKTEQLVRDILVKDKSLMEILHQSGRKTTMDLMEGLFLQEKQILEGVQQRRRPSSGSKLPSTSRRDEEDVSPADSLVPSSSYYNTSAPKAELLIKMKDMQEQLLEQDSEDEVDVDLASKKQELISSLAKKLEVLREARRSLQEDVEDNEALGSEVETTVQRFCLANQLDKFRMFVGDLDKVVSLLLSLSGRLARVENALNGLEDGAPPEEKRTLTEKRKLLMQQYEDAKELKDNLDRRERLVSTIMEAHLDPERLDDYRHFVKMKSALIIEQRKLEDKINLGEEQLKCLLDSLPLQQRSQF, from the exons ATGGTTGATGTTGTATCACCACACACCATGCCATCGGAAAGTGAGGTTCTTGTGGCAAGGTGCTTTCTCACCAAGATTTTGCAAAGCTCTATGAG GAAGAATGATCAGAGCTCACGGCCTCATTCCTGGCACTCCTCTAAGCTGACAGAGGAGGGGTCCGAGCCCCTTGGCAGAGAAACCACCCCAGTGTCGGTGTGGCAACAAAAAGAAGCAAG ACTCAAAGAGTCACCCTGTCAAAAAGACCACAATAACCAGCATCTGCTAACTGGCCATCTCAACTCAATGAGCCACATGGAGAAACTGGGGCATCCTGCTCCTCCTTTCCCACCACATCGTGGTTCCCTGACTAAATACACGAGCAGCAGCGAGCCTCCCAGTGGTACAGAAAGCAAAAGAGACACATTTAGCTGTTTCTCCAGTGGCTCCAACACTCTGGTTCTAGACTCAAGCTCACTTGGCAGGAAGGGAACCAggatggaaaacatttttttcaagggTGTTCAGGATGAAGGGCCCTTTACAGTGGCGCACCCAGAGTACTTGCAGACTCCTTGCCAGGAGGGGTTATGGTTGGACGAGCAGAACTCCTCATGGATGTCAAGTAGATTTAGGCCCAGCGTTGGTTCAGTGTGGAAGGTACCAGAAAAGAAGAAGCCCAAGTCTCCTCCACCTCCCTTAAGGCACAATGACAGTTGTGTTGCCACAAGGGTGTTTCCATACTCTGAGCGatctgaaaaaaatccaaacactCATCGCAGGTCAGTTGAAAAGCTGACTGAAGGGAAGATATCTCACccagaaaaaaacaccaagTCCAGTTATAGCGTCACCTCACTGTCAGACAAAGACTTTCTTCATCCCAGCAGAGTAGGTGAACACAACGAACTAcacccaaacaaacatttttcattgtctAGCAATGATGTCAGACAATCTCAGTACACCAACAGACCTTACCATCCGAAACAGTACAGTGATGAGAGCCCCTTGTATCTCCAGACAAGCCTAGCTCCTCACATTCAGAGTGTTGGAAGTTACTATCGCAGTTTACAGGATCTGCCAATGAAGGCCTCCAGCGGTAAATTGGTCTGTTGTTCTTCAGCCTCCAGGGCTCCCACAAACCTAGAAAATGACACTTACACTGGTCCGgtaaacaaaaaaggaaaccaTCAGATGGCCCACACAGAAAATATAGGGCACAATGGTCTTCTGAAAAATGTCCTTCTGCTTGACGCCCAAAGCTCTGAATGCTCTCACTACCGTGACCCAGAGGAGGCCACAGAGAAAAATGAAAGACATACTAACAAACAAAGAATTTTCCCAGCTCATCAAAGTAGTAATCACAAGATAGGTCTTTCAAGGCTCCATGACCCCTGGGTGCCACAAGAGCACCACCGAATATCCCCCTTAGAAACACCAATGCTTCATTCACTGACAAATGAAAGTAGAATTCAAATGGGAGTTAAACCAACAAGTATTGTGTCATCCCAGAATGTCTGCGACTCCATGGTCGCCAGTGTTGGGAAATCCAGTCGGCGTGGTGACCGTTATGCCACTACACTACGGAATGAAGTGCAGCAGAAGCGAGCTCAGCTGCAAAAAAGCTGTAGTGCTGCAACGCTGACTTGCGATGTCCAGGAGGAGGACCCTGCAGAGTGGAAATATGCAGAGCCTTCTTCATCATGCAGCATCTCCTCCTCAAATACCTACAAAGACAATCTGAAAGAGGTGCAGGCCAGGGTCCTACAGGCTACCTCTTTTCAGAGACGTGATCTAGAACCCCTTGGAGCAGAGGCACCAGTGCTTAAAAACTCTAATGAACGCATTAGAGGACGTAAGCATTTTCCCCTGGCCAAACGTATGCATTCCTTCTCAGAACCTGACATGATCGATCTGGTAGGAGTGGACAGAGAGGATCAAGAAAAAGCTTTTGACCAAATGACCTTCTTTGAGCCCAAGCCAGCATTTTCAAAACCATGTAGGCCAGATTCAACATCCAACACAGATTTAAATCCAAGTGGAGGTAAGGAAATTCAAACCAAAGTGAGAAGTATGTCAGAGGAGGCTCAGGAGACTTATCGGTCAGTAGAAACCAACTGTCTCAGCCCCCCAGGGGAGGAGGTCCTACTGGAGCAACAGAAGCTTGGAACCTTTGCTGAGTACCAAGCCACGTGGAACAAACAGAAGAGGACATCTGAAGCCAAGATTCAAGGCAGGTACTACTCAGCAGAAAACATCTTGGAAACTGAAGCTGAGGAGAAGGCAGTGTCCTTTCATGAGAGATCCAGATCTTCTCCCTCTGCAGATTTCTGTACTCAG AATATTCCATCCCTGTGGAGAGATCCTCAAAAGAAGCAGAGCAATGACCCTGCAAG AAACGATTCTCCAGTCTCCAGCTTCACTGACCAGCAGCCTGGTCCAGATGCTGTCAACCCAACCTTTGCAGTCTCCTCTGGTCCTTGTAGCCTGGGCCCTCTCCTTGGCTTCCAGCTCCCAGCCCAGCCTTTACAAGCCAATGCTGTCTCACCATCCAGGCCCCATTTAGGCCCAGAAACAACTTGCTTGTCCCAGGATTTCCTTTCAGCAAAACTTGCAAACCCAGTGATGGTTCATCCCCCGTCCAGTTTGGACACCACCACGAAGGGCCCGACCCCTCCTGGCTCTCCGCGCAGGATGCCTCAATCTGACAGGAGCACAGGAGATGTAGAAAGCAAGAAGGAGCAGATAGCATCTTCCTTCTCTTCGTCTCATCTTGCAATGAAGCTCCCTCACTCTCCCTCGCCACATAGTCACGCTTCGCGGCTGATGGACAAACAGCTGGCTTTGTCCATGCAGGAGGATTCACCTCTTTG GTCTGAAAATGACTCTAAGCTCTCAAAAACTGTGATGAACGTTAACAGGTCAGGGAGAAAAGTTCTTGGGGTGGTCCCAACTAACCCATCTCAGAGCTGCAATACCTCTGGCATCATGAAACCAAGCGCCGACATCATCTCGGTGGATGCCAGTGAGATGTGGCCCTCCTCAGTATTCAATGTCTGCAGACAGCAGCCTACTAAGGACCTGGGACCTGAATCGCAACAGTTCAGAGTCAAAGATAGCATTTCAGAGTCAAACCTAACAGGACAAGGAGACGCCAAGACAGAGCAACTGGTCAGGGACATCTTGGTCAAAGATAAATCCCTGATGGAGATCTTACATCAGAGTGGAAGGAAGACTACAATGGATTTGATGGAGGGACTATTTCTCCAAGAGAAACAGATCTTGGAGGGGGTCCAGCAACGCAGGAGACCCTCCAGTGGTTCCAAGCTGCCCAGCACAAGCAG GAGAGATGAGGAGGATGTCTCTCCAGCAGATTCGCTGGTTCCCAGCTCCTCCTACTACAACACATCAGCTCCAAAAGCTGAGCTCCTCATTAAGATGAAGGACATGCAGGAGCAATTGCTGGAACAAGACTCTGAGGATGAGGTGGATGTGGACTTGGCCAGTAAAAAG CAGGAGCTGATCTCAAGCCTGGCCAAGAAGCTGGAGGTGCTACGGGAGGCACGACGAAGCCTACAGGAGGATGTAGAGGACAACGAGGCTTTGGGTAGCGAGGTGGAGACAACCGTGCAGCGCTTTTGCCTGGCCAACCAGCTGGACAAGTTCCGAATGTTTGTGGGCGACTTGGACAAAGTCGTGAGCCTGCTGCTGTCACTGTCGGGTCGTTTGGCGCGGGTGGAGAATGCGCTCAACGGTCTGGAAGATGGAGCGCCCCCGGAGGAGAAG CGCACCCTGACTGAGAAGCGCAAACTGCTAATGCAGCAGTATGAGGATGCCAAAGAGCTGAAGGACAACTTGGACCGACGGGAGCGTCTGGTGTCCACTATAATGGAGGCCCACTTGGACCCTGAACGCCTGGACGACTATCGCCATTTTGTCAAGATGAAGTCCGCCCTCATCATCGAGCAGCGCAAACTTGAGGACAAAATCAATCTGGGTGAGGAGCAGCTTAAGTGCCTACTGGACAGTCTGCCACTACAGCAGAGGTCACAGTTTTAA